Genomic window (Sulfurimonas sp.):
CATAAAAGATGAAAATGTAAAGCTTATTGTGAATCTTCATGATGGTAGTGGTTATTATAGAAAAACTTATGTTGATAACTTACATTCTCCTTCTCGCTGGGGACAATGCTCTATCATAGACCAGTCATCAATAGATGTTCCTGTCTATGGAAACCTTGAAAAAATTTCTTTACAAGTAGTAGAACATGTAAACAAAAATCTTATAAAAGCAGAAGATTTTTATAGTTTGCATAACACAAGAACAAAAGAAGGCGATAAAGAGATGGAAAAAACCCTTACTTATTTCGCCATAAATCAAGGAAAAGCAGCTTTTGGTAATGAAGCTAGTAAAAATTTACCAACTAATAAAAGAGTTTACTATCATCTTCTTGCCTTAGAAAAGTACATGGATATTATGGGTATTGAGTATAAAAGAAAGTTTGTTTTAAATCCTAAAGGTGTTTATGCTGCTATAAATAATGATATTTATATATCTTTATATGATGAAAAAATTAGATTGCCACTTTCACAGATTAGAAATATATTAAAATATTTTCCTATAAAAAAAGATGGAGAGTTGAATTTTAAAGCTAGTAATCCACTTCTTACTATTATCAAAAAAGACAATAGTTATACAATCCAATATGGAAATAGACGACTTACAAGGCTAAAAGCCGATTATCAAGTATATGAAGATAATAATCAAAGTGTTGAGTTGAAAATAGATGGTATTTTAACAAAAGTAAAATTTGGAACCCTTATTGAGGTGAAGGAAAACTTTTTAGTAAAAGAAAACAAAAAATATCGTGTCAATGTTATTGGTTTTACAACTAGAAGTAGAAAAGAAACAGAGATAAAAATAAAAAATTCTAACATACCTAAGCGCTTTTCAATCGATAAAAGAGGAAGTATTTATAGAATAGAATACTACGCTAAAGAGAAGTTCGCTGGTATGATTTTGGTTAAGTTTATTATTTGATTTTGTATAGCTTTTAGTAACTCAAAGAATTATTTATCATATAGATAAAATTTATTATATCTAATCATAGATGCTAATTCTTTGCCATATTTAGCTCCCATCTCAGAGTAGCGGTCTAGTTTTTTTACTAGTTTATATGGGTCGTCAGTTTTCATCTTTAACGCTCTGAATTCTGAAAATGCATGTGAACGAGCAAGTGTTTTGTAGTAATCTCGAACAGAGTCTTCGATAGAAGCATATTTTTTCAACCAAATTGTCTTCTTTCCTCTTTTCTCTCCAGCAGCAATTCTAGGTTCTTTTTTATTAAAAGACCAAACACCAAAAATATTTGTACCTTCACGAAAGAATCTTGAAGTTGTCCAAGCGCTCTCCATCGCTGCTTGTGCAATAGCAATACTTCTTGGATGTGGTTTGAGAGCTTTAAGCAATTTGTCATTTGACTTAACTCTATAAGTTTCTTTTAAAGCAGCGATTTTTTTACTATATGCAGGATTGTCAATATTGGCATTTATATCTTTATACTGAGCGTCTAACTCTTCATAAACATTTTGAACTGCTGGTACTATTAGTTTTCTAAAATTAGCCTTTTTTTCTTGTACTGTCATCTTTTTAGGGCTTTTTGCTAAAAGAGTGTTTGAGAATATCAGAAGTGATAAAACAAGTATTATTTTTAATAATTTCATATAAGAAACTCCATATTTAGTTTTTTTGCGTAAGAACTAAGCATAGCTCTTTCAAAGTCGTTGTTTGTTGAGTATTGGTAACCAAAGGTTTTGTCCCACATCTCGTGTTCTTCCATGCATAAGTAGAAAAAAACATTGTTATTTGTACTCTTAGAGTGCGCCCCGAAGGAAGTGCCTTTGGGGTGCCAAGAGTGAAAACTCTCATAAGCGTGTTTAAACATTTCAACTTTTATGGCATCTGGATAAGAACTTTTCCCACTTGCATTTTCAAATGGCATCTGTGTTATTTTACTTTTAAATTCTCTGCTTCTAAGTTGTTTTATAACAGG
Coding sequences:
- a CDS encoding M99 family carboxypeptidase catalytic domain-containing protein; the protein is MNRGMLKLFSLLFLLLMPLLLNAQNNFNFNLIKKGKQDNNTLLVIGGIQGDEPGGFISASLLSTHYEITKGSVWIVPNLNFYSIIKRSRGPYGDMNRKFAHLSKNDPEYETVERIKSYIKDENVKLIVNLHDGSGYYRKTYVDNLHSPSRWGQCSIIDQSSIDVPVYGNLEKISLQVVEHVNKNLIKAEDFYSLHNTRTKEGDKEMEKTLTYFAINQGKAAFGNEASKNLPTNKRVYYHLLALEKYMDIMGIEYKRKFVLNPKGVYAAINNDIYISLYDEKIRLPLSQIRNILKYFPIKKDGELNFKASNPLLTIIKKDNSYTIQYGNRRLTRLKADYQVYEDNNQSVELKIDGILTKVKFGTLIEVKENFLVKENKKYRVNVIGFTTRSRKETEIKIKNSNIPKRFSIDKRGSIYRIEYYAKEKFAGMILVKFII
- a CDS encoding glucosaminidase domain-containing protein, whose product is MKLLKIILVLSLLIFSNTLLAKSPKKMTVQEKKANFRKLIVPAVQNVYEELDAQYKDINANIDNPAYSKKIAALKETYRVKSNDKLLKALKPHPRSIAIAQAAMESAWTTSRFFREGTNIFGVWSFNKKEPRIAAGEKRGKKTIWLKKYASIEDSVRDYYKTLARSHAFSEFRALKMKTDDPYKLVKKLDRYSEMGAKYGKELASMIRYNKFYLYDK